From a single Plutella xylostella chromosome 5, ilPluXylo3.1, whole genome shotgun sequence genomic region:
- the LOC105390209 gene encoding oxysterol-binding protein-related protein 1: MEVTADGQCKYRTSLPVAQFSRGDFSLWSVLKNCVGKELSKIAMPVVFNEPLSFLQRMLEYLEYAHLLRMASEQTDPVARMEYIAAFAVSALASNWERLGKPFNPLLGETFELERPEFRAVCEQVSHHPPVSAFHADSQHFVFHGSVHPKIKFCGKSVEFQPKGHVTVELPRWGEAYTWSNVNCCVHNVIVGKLWIEQYGVMEVLCHGGAGLRANLTFKPAGFQNRDLHRVDGFIVDPSKKKLKFLYGKWTEFIKSADAGAHEAWARGRDERETPAHTPKKVLAKFNSFKQGALRSMSMQDSDEPDNSDDVPKPDETYNIDIPGSTTLWEAKPRPTNSSQYYQFTEFAMSLNELERDMKGQLCPTDSRLRPDVRMLEQGDIDGAAAEKTRLEEKQRTTRKSMKKATDGWQPRWFSQGTNPYTKQEDWLYNGGYWDRNYQHLKDIDIF; the protein is encoded by the exons ATGGAAGTGACGGCTGATGGGCAGTGCAAATACAG GACATCCCTCCCCGTGGCCCAGTTCAGCCGAGGAGACTTCTCTCTCTGGTCCGTGCTGAAGAACTGCGTCGGCAAGGAGCTGTCCAAGATCGCCATGCCG GTGGTGTTCAATGAGCCGCTGTCGTTCCTGCAGCGCATGCTGGAGTACCTGGAGTACGCGCACCTGCTGCGCATGGCCTCCGAGCAGACCGACCCGGTGGCCAGGATGGAGTATATCGCTG CGTTCGCGGTGAGCGCGCTGGCGTCGAACTGGGAGCGGCTGGGGAAGCCCTTCAACCCGCTGCTGGGCGAGACCTTTGAGCTGGAGCGACCCGAGTTCAGGGCCGTGTGCGAACAG GTGTCGCACCACCCCCCAGTGTCCGCCTTCCACGCGGACAGCCAGCACTTCGTGTTCCACGGCTCCGTGCACCCCAAGATTAAGTTCTGCGGCAAGAGCGTCGAGTTCCAGCCCAAGGGACACGTCACTGTCGAGCTGCCCAG ATGGGGCGAAGCCTACACCTGGAGCAACGTGAACTGCTGCGTCCACAACGTGATCGTGGGCAAGCTGTGGATCGAGCAGTACGGCGTGATGGAGGTGCTGTGCCAcggcggcgcggggctgcGCGCCAACCTCACGTTCAAACCGGCGGGCTTCCAGAACCGCGATCTCCACCGGGTCGACGGGTTCATTGTGGACCCTAG CAAGAAGAAgctgaagttcctgtacggcAAGTGGACGGAGTTCATCAAGAGCGCGGACGCGGGCGCGCACGAGGCGTGGGCGCGCGGGCGCGACGAGCGGGAGACGCCGGCGCACACGCCCAAGAAGGTGCTCGCCAAGTTCAACAGCTTCAAGCAGGGCGCGCTGCGCTCTATGTCTATGCAGGAT TCCGATGAACCAGACAACTCTGACGATGTTCCGAAGCCCGACGAGACGTACAACATCGACATCCCCGGCTCCACCACTCTGTGGGAAGCTAAGCCCAGGCCGACTAATAGCTCACAG TACTACCAGTTCACTGAATTCGCGATGTCACTCAACGAGCTGGAACGAGACATGAAGGGGCAACTCTGCCCCACGGACAGCCGCCTGCGCCCGGACGTGCGGATGCTGGAGCAGGGAGACATTGATGGAGCAGCTGCAGAGAAGACCAGGCTGGAGGAGAAGCAGAGGACTACGAGGAAGTCCATGAAGAAGGCCACTGATGGGTGGCAGCCGAG GTGGTTCAGCCAAGGGACCAACCCTTACACGAAGCAGGAAGACTGGCTGTACAACGGCGGCTACTGGGACCGCAACTACCAACATCTCAAAGATATTGACATCTTTTAG
- the LOC105390210 gene encoding epidermal retinol dehydrogenase 2 has protein sequence MASVESSSKNGAATNLINKAPWTDEQGIGLKIYEGLVTFMEVLMLFTKMFLSWLHSAYRFIVPPEPKDVKGEIVLITGAGHGMGREMALRFSGLGAVVVCVDINPDGNQGTLELVKANKGIAHRYECDVTDRSAIAAMAERVRREVGDVTILVNNAGIMPCKSLQQHSEKEIRTMFDVNVLAHLWLLQTFLPSMMEKNHGHIVAMSSMAGVVGIRNLVPYCASKFAVRGLMEALHEELREDKKDYSGIKFTVICPYMVDTGLCKNPKIKFPTLMKIVSPQDAVDKIVDAVRRNYPEITVPSSLYYINQYLRVLPRSVPLHLKDFLDSGVEADC, from the exons GACGGACGAGCAAGGCATAGGCCTAAAGATCTACGAGGGTCTGGTGACCTTCATGGAGGTACTCATGCTGTTCACCAAGATGTTCCTGAGCTGGCTGCACTCCGCCTACAGGTTCATAGTGCCGCCAGAGCCTAAGGATGTGAAGGGAGAGATTGTGCTG ATCACGGGCGCAGGTCACGGCATGGGTCGCGAGATGGCGCTGCGGTTCAGCGGGCTGGGCGCGGTCGTGGTCTGCGTGGACATCAACCCTGACGGCAACCAGGGCACCCTCGAGCTGGTCAAGGCCAACAAGGGGATCGCGCATCGATATGA ATGCGACGTGACTGACCGCTCAGCCATCGCCGCCATGGCCGAGCGAGTGCGGCGCGAGGTCGGTGACGTCACCATCCTGGTGAACAACGCCGGCATCATGCCCTGCAAGTCTCTCCAGCAGCACTCGGAGAAGGAGATCCGGACCATGTTCGATGTCAATGTGCTGGCGCATTTGTGG CTTCTCCAAACATTCCTGCCGTCAATGATGGAGAAGAACCACGGGCACATAGTGGCCATGTCGTCCATGGCGGGGGTGGTCGGGATCCGCAACCTGGTGCCGTACTGCGCATCCAAGTTCGCGGTCCGGGGCCTGATGGAGGCGCTTCATGAGGAGCTGAGGGAGGATAAGAAGGACTATAGTGGG ATAAAGTTCACAGTGATCTGCCCCTACATGGTGGACACAGGTCTCTGCAAGAACCCCAAGATCAAGTTCCCGACGCTAATGAAGATAGTGTCTCCTCAAGACGCCGTGGACAAGATCGTGGACGCCGTCAGACGGAACTATCCCGAGATCACTGTGCCGAGCTCGCTGTATTATATTAACCAG TACCTGCGTGTGCTACCCCGCTCCGTGCCGCTGCACCTCAAGGACTTCCTGGACTCGGGCGTGGAGGCTGACTGCTGA